AGGCAGACTGTGTCGCGATAGACACCCTTTCTGCCCTCCAGCATCTCCATCAGCGCGCGCGCATTCTGCGCCGGTGTTCCGCCTGCCAGGGTCGCGATCTTTTGATGGGGGCCGAATAACGCGGCGGGGTCAAGCGTGTATTCCGTGACGCCGCCATCGCGCCAGACAGCCAGATGGGATTTGCCTGAAAGGGTCATCTCATCCGAAATGCCGCGATCTGTCTCGCCGTAAATGACGGTGACGCGCGTCCCACCCAAGCGGCCTGTCGTTTCCGCCAGTTTCACCATCCATCGCGGGTCACTGACGCCGATCATCTGGCGTTTAACGTTGGCGGGGTTGCAAGCCGGGCCGATCATGTTGAAAATCGTGCGGAAGCCCAGTCTGCGGCGCGTTTCCGCAATATCACTCAGGGCCGGAATATGCAGGGGCGCGGCAAGAAAAGCCAGATTCTGCGTTTCTAACCGCTGACGCTGGCGGTCGAGATTGCCATCGGGGTGGATGCCGAGTTCCGACAATACATCTGTCGCGCCGGAATTTGATGAGACGGCGCGGTTGCCATGTTTGGCCACCGGTATCTTCATCGCTGCCAGCACGAAGGCAACGGCTGTCGACACGTTCAGCGTGTTCAGCCGGTCACCCCCTGTGCCGCATACATCGACGGCGTCCGGCGCGTTATGGCGGAGCGGAATGGCCGCCTCCCGCATGGCCTGCACCGCGCCAACCAGCT
This genomic stretch from Candidatus Kirkpatrickella diaphorinae harbors:
- the trpD gene encoding anthranilate phosphoribosyltransferase, with translation MMTGFIQTCLIQLAEGTPLTTNQAHDLFRQILSGAVDPTSLAAILTALHLRQETTEELVGAVQAMREAAIPLRHNAPDAVDVCGTGGDRLNTLNVSTAVAFVLAAMKIPVAKHGNRAVSSNSGATDVLSELGIHPDGNLDRQRQRLETQNLAFLAAPLHIPALSDIAETRRRLGFRTIFNMIGPACNPANVKRQMIGVSDPRWMVKLAETTGRLGGTRVTVIYGETDRGISDEMTLSGKSHLAVWRDGGVTEYTLDPAALFGPHQKIATLAGGTPAQNARALMEMLEGRKGVYRDTVCLNAAIALDVAGHGDVFTEGRICLDALSENMARVAKVIDEGHALAVMERARDINMLTA